From Hymenobacter sedentarius, a single genomic window includes:
- a CDS encoding site-2 protease family protein has translation MPFPENTPPPVPDPTDYPEVARTADSAPVPAPHARLTLEQVRARRLFRRFERPEPSPARTYAVHILLFLITLVTTTLAGIQLTRGDIGFLPLDVFALRGAALRAEVERGLWFALPFLGVLTVHEFGHYFTARHNRVRASLPYYIPFPMGLGTFGAIIRIKDRIFSRREFFDIGLAGPLAGFVVAVPLLVYGFTQLPPLDYLFAIHPEYARYGADYARYVYPPGQEGITLAKPLLYRLLEAAFANPARLPHPNELMHYPVLMAGALSLFFTALNLLPMGQLDGGHILYGLMGRRRFNQAALVLFIGFVFYAGLGLFTLHSDWQTWLYGGPVYALYLGLIFWRVLPKPRQGLLLAAGIWCAQLAFSVAQPGVMGNPGWLIFGLLLGRFTGIYHPPAPDERRLSPGRKVMGWLMVVIFVLCFTPSPFK, from the coding sequence GTGCCTTTCCCCGAGAATACGCCCCCGCCCGTTCCTGACCCCACCGACTACCCCGAGGTGGCCCGCACTGCCGATTCAGCGCCGGTGCCCGCGCCGCATGCGCGGCTCACGCTGGAGCAGGTCCGGGCCCGCCGGCTGTTCCGGCGCTTCGAGCGGCCCGAGCCGTCGCCGGCACGCACGTACGCCGTGCACATCCTGCTATTTTTAATCACGCTCGTGACCACCACACTGGCGGGCATTCAACTCACGCGGGGCGACATCGGGTTTCTGCCCCTCGATGTGTTTGCGCTGCGCGGGGCCGCGCTGCGCGCCGAGGTGGAGCGCGGACTGTGGTTTGCGCTGCCGTTTTTGGGCGTGCTCACGGTGCACGAGTTTGGGCATTACTTCACGGCCCGGCACAACCGCGTGCGTGCCTCGCTGCCATACTACATCCCGTTTCCGATGGGGCTGGGTACGTTTGGGGCCATCATCCGCATCAAGGACCGGATTTTCTCGCGGCGCGAGTTTTTCGATATTGGGCTGGCTGGGCCGCTGGCGGGCTTTGTGGTGGCGGTGCCGCTGCTGGTGTACGGCTTCACGCAACTGCCGCCGCTGGATTATCTATTCGCCATTCACCCCGAGTACGCCCGGTACGGCGCCGACTACGCCCGCTATGTGTACCCGCCCGGCCAGGAAGGCATTACGCTGGCCAAGCCCCTGCTCTACCGATTGCTCGAGGCCGCGTTTGCCAACCCGGCCCGGCTGCCCCACCCCAACGAGCTAATGCACTACCCCGTGCTGATGGCCGGCGCCCTGAGTTTGTTCTTCACCGCCCTCAACCTGCTGCCCATGGGCCAGCTCGACGGCGGCCACATCCTCTACGGGCTGATGGGCCGGCGGCGCTTCAACCAGGCTGCGCTGGTGCTCTTCATCGGGTTTGTTTTTTATGCCGGACTAGGGTTGTTCACGCTGCACAGCGACTGGCAAACCTGGCTCTACGGCGGCCCGGTGTATGCGCTGTACCTGGGGCTGATATTCTGGCGGGTGCTGCCGAAGCCGCGCCAGGGGCTGCTGCTGGCGGCGGGCATCTGGTGCGCACAGCTGGCCTTTAGCGTAGCCCAACCCGGCGTTATGGGCAACCCCGGCTGGCTGATATTCGGCTTGCTGCTGGGCCGCTTCACGGGCATTTACCACCCGCCTGCGCCCGACGAACGGCGGCTGAGCCCCGGCCGCAAAGTAATGGGCTGGCTGATGGTGGTTATTTTTGTCCTTTGCTTCACCCCCAGCCCGTTTAAGTAA
- a CDS encoding M61 family metallopeptidase, whose amino-acid sequence MIQNTVTAFLVALPLAFCAPVAAQAPVAYTVAFPNAVHHEARVRVTFAQLPPGPLQVRMARSSPGRYALHEFAKNVYDVSATDSKGNPLRITRPDPSGWDVAGHDGAVVFRYTLFGDRTDGTYAGIDSRHAQLNMPATLAYARGLEQRPAEVKFDLPTGWQVASQLRPDAATGTWYAPHLQYLMDSPASLGPLQTRTWQEQGRTIEMQMLHEGTDAELDSYVALTKKVVKEAAAVFGELPAYDFGRYTFLANYLPQTSGDGMEHRNSTVVTSNLPLRGAGAERNLGTVAHEFFHSWNVERIRPQDLEPFDFDRADMSSGLWFAEGFTSYYGPLLLRRAGVLTDQQFCERGVNGLVNALLLSPGAARYSPVQMSQQAPFVDAAAAIDPDNRANTYLSYYAIGGANALALDLDLRANHKTTLDAFMRAVWRQYGKAQRNYAPERPYTLPDLQRVLGEVSHDTAFAGRFFRDHIYGHELPKFAQLLAPAGLQLRKAKAGQASLGLNRLQFLPDSSGALLPASSLVGSPLYQAGIDREDVLLKFDGQPLKRATVLQQLLATHKPGDVVPVEVRARDGVRTVPVTLQEAPTLEVVALPSATRQQLAFRKAWLSGKKN is encoded by the coding sequence ATGATTCAAAACACGGTTACTGCTTTTCTGGTGGCGCTGCCGCTGGCTTTTTGCGCACCGGTGGCCGCGCAGGCGCCCGTGGCCTACACGGTGGCGTTCCCCAATGCCGTGCACCACGAGGCGCGCGTCCGCGTCACGTTTGCGCAACTGCCCCCGGGCCCGTTGCAGGTCCGCATGGCGCGCTCGTCGCCCGGGCGTTACGCGTTGCACGAATTCGCGAAGAACGTTTACGACGTCAGCGCCACCGACTCGAAAGGCAACCCCTTGCGCATCACCCGGCCCGACCCGTCCGGCTGGGACGTGGCGGGCCACGACGGGGCCGTGGTGTTCCGCTACACGCTCTTCGGCGACCGGACCGACGGCACCTACGCCGGCATTGACAGCCGCCACGCCCAACTCAACATGCCCGCGACCCTGGCCTACGCCCGCGGCCTGGAGCAACGCCCGGCCGAAGTAAAGTTCGACCTGCCGACGGGGTGGCAAGTGGCGTCGCAGCTGCGCCCCGATGCGGCCACCGGCACGTGGTACGCCCCCCACCTGCAATACCTCATGGACTCACCCGCCTCGCTGGGGCCGCTCCAGACGCGCACGTGGCAGGAACAAGGCCGCACCATCGAAATGCAGATGCTACACGAGGGCACCGACGCCGAGTTGGACAGTTACGTAGCGCTAACCAAAAAAGTGGTGAAGGAAGCGGCCGCGGTCTTCGGAGAGTTGCCGGCGTACGACTTCGGCCGCTACACCTTCCTGGCCAACTACCTGCCCCAAACCAGCGGCGACGGCATGGAGCACCGCAACTCCACGGTCGTCACCAGCAACCTGCCCCTGCGCGGGGCCGGTGCCGAGCGCAATTTGGGCACCGTGGCGCACGAGTTTTTCCATAGCTGGAACGTGGAGCGCATCCGCCCCCAAGACCTGGAGCCTTTCGATTTCGACCGGGCTGACATGAGCAGCGGGCTGTGGTTTGCTGAAGGCTTCACGTCGTATTACGGCCCGTTGCTGCTGCGCCGCGCCGGGGTGTTGACCGACCAACAATTCTGCGAGAGGGGGGTGAACGGCCTCGTCAACGCCCTGTTGCTGTCGCCGGGGGCAGCCCGCTACTCCCCGGTGCAGATGAGCCAGCAAGCGCCGTTCGTGGATGCCGCCGCGGCCATTGACCCGGATAACCGCGCGAACACCTACCTCAGCTATTACGCCATCGGCGGGGCCAACGCCTTGGCGCTGGATTTGGACCTGCGGGCCAACCACAAAACGACCCTCGACGCCTTTATGCGGGCCGTGTGGCGGCAGTACGGCAAAGCCCAGCGCAACTACGCCCCCGAGCGCCCCTACACCCTGCCCGATTTGCAGCGGGTGCTGGGCGAAGTCAGCCACGACACCGCTTTTGCGGGTCGCTTTTTCCGCGACCACATTTACGGGCACGAGCTGCCGAAGTTCGCGCAACTCCTGGCCCCGGCGGGCTTGCAACTGCGCAAGGCCAAAGCCGGGCAGGCCAGCCTCGGCCTCAACCGCCTCCAATTCCTGCCCGACAGCAGCGGCGCGTTGCTGCCTGCTTCGTCCCTCGTCGGCAGCCCGCTCTACCAGGCCGGCATCGACCGGGAGGACGTGCTGCTCAAATTCGATGGCCAACCGCTGAAACGAGCCACGGTGCTACAGCAATTACTGGCCACGCACAAGCCCGGTGATGTGGTGCCGGTGGAAGTGCGGGCCCGGGACGGCGTGCGCACCGTGCCGGTAACGCTCCAGGAAGCACCGACGCTGGAAGTGGTGGCCCTCCCGTCGGCCACGCGCCAGCAACTAGCTTTCCGTAAAGCATGGTTAAGTGGAAAAAAGAACTAA
- a CDS encoding helix-turn-helix domain-containing protein, translating to MQFTLTLPPDFVQQLAVHLLTDIRQELARQGATNNALAGKTADLLTSKMVAQRLKVHEKTVIRYIRLGRIHAANHGTLARPKYRVSEADCAAFYVANQA from the coding sequence ATGCAATTCACCTTAACATTACCACCCGACTTTGTTCAGCAACTGGCCGTTCACTTGCTGACGGATATTCGTCAGGAGCTAGCCCGACAGGGGGCTACAAATAACGCGCTGGCGGGCAAGACTGCCGACCTGCTTACTTCAAAGATGGTAGCCCAGCGCCTAAAGGTCCACGAGAAGACCGTAATTCGGTACATTCGATTGGGTAGGATTCATGCTGCAAATCACGGCACGTTGGCCCGGCCAAAGTACCGGGTGAGCGAGGCAGACTGTGCGGCGTTCTACGTTGCTAACCAGGCCTAA
- a CDS encoding phosphoglycerate kinase: protein MNTLDTYNFAGKRAVMRVDFNVPLDKDLRITDDTRIRMATRSVMKILNDGGSVVLLSHLGRPKGGYEKKYSLESLVARLSQEYGRPVQWGGDVLGAEAAQKAAALQPGQVLLLDNVRFYKEEEAGDPAFAAKLAQLGNVYVNDAFGTAHRAHASTAVIASFFGPKDRVGGYLLQSELDNAKKVLENAERPFTAIMGGAKISDKILIIEKLLDKVDNLLIGGGMAYTFAVAENGTVGSSLLEADKVDLARQLIQKAKEKGVNLVLPSDSLIADRFANDANVEVAANHHIPDGWMGLDLGPDSRETFAEIIRNSKTILWNGPMGVFEMSNFSLGTEYVARAIAEATANGAYSLIGGGDSAAAVQQLGFGDQVSYISTGGGALLEYMEGKELPGVVALG, encoded by the coding sequence ATGAACACCCTCGATACCTACAATTTCGCCGGCAAGCGCGCCGTGATGCGCGTCGATTTCAACGTGCCGCTCGACAAGGACCTGCGCATTACCGACGACACCCGCATCCGAATGGCCACCCGCTCGGTGATGAAAATCCTCAACGACGGCGGCTCGGTGGTATTGCTTTCGCATCTGGGCCGGCCCAAGGGGGGGTACGAGAAAAAGTATTCGTTGGAAAGCCTTGTGGCGCGCCTCTCGCAGGAATACGGCCGCCCGGTGCAGTGGGGCGGCGATGTGCTCGGCGCCGAAGCCGCGCAGAAAGCCGCGGCCCTGCAGCCCGGCCAGGTGCTGCTGCTCGACAACGTGCGCTTTTACAAAGAGGAAGAAGCCGGCGACCCCGCTTTTGCCGCCAAGCTGGCTCAACTCGGCAACGTGTACGTGAACGACGCCTTTGGCACGGCCCATCGGGCGCACGCCTCCACGGCGGTAATAGCCAGCTTTTTCGGCCCCAAAGACCGGGTGGGTGGCTACCTGCTGCAGTCGGAGCTCGACAACGCTAAGAAGGTGCTGGAAAACGCCGAGCGGCCCTTCACCGCCATCATGGGCGGGGCCAAGATATCCGACAAGATTCTCATCATCGAAAAGCTGCTCGATAAGGTCGATAACCTGCTCATTGGCGGGGGCATGGCCTACACCTTTGCCGTGGCCGAAAACGGCACGGTGGGCAGCTCCCTGCTCGAGGCCGACAAAGTGGACCTGGCCCGGCAGCTCATTCAAAAAGCCAAGGAAAAGGGCGTGAACCTAGTGCTGCCCTCCGATTCGCTCATCGCCGACCGGTTCGCCAACGACGCCAACGTCGAAGTGGCCGCCAACCACCACATTCCCGACGGCTGGATGGGTCTTGACCTGGGCCCCGATAGCCGCGAAACCTTCGCCGAAATCATCCGCAACAGCAAAACCATTCTTTGGAACGGCCCCATGGGCGTGTTTGAGATGAGCAACTTCTCGCTCGGCACCGAGTACGTGGCCCGCGCCATTGCCGAGGCCACTGCCAACGGCGCCTACTCTCTCATCGGCGGCGGCGACTCGGCCGCGGCCGTGCAGCAGCTCGGCTTCGGCGACCAGGTAAGCTACATCAGCACCGGCGGCGGCGCACTGCTCGAGTACATGGAAGGCAAGGAACTGCCCGGCGTGGTGGCCTTGGGCTAG
- a CDS encoding TIGR04283 family arsenosugar biosynthesis glycosyltransferase, whose amino-acid sequence MPPLSARPVAAPALVSIVIPTFNEAEGIVKLLRHLAQAGTGTDAAVEIIVADGASTDATATLARQAGARVLACPTKGRAAQLNFGARHARGSILYFLHADTLPPAGFLSDIRQAVAAGYGCGCFRLAFDEPHWFLRANAWFTRFNVEAARFGDQSLFVTKPVFEAAGGYREDLFIMEDQEITRRLRQHTRLRVLPDTVITSARKYRENGVFRLQGVFYLLTALYRLGVSQPRLLRVYRALIRQNKL is encoded by the coding sequence ATGCCGCCACTCTCCGCCCGCCCCGTTGCCGCCCCGGCCCTGGTGAGCATCGTCATCCCCACCTTCAACGAGGCCGAGGGCATCGTGAAGCTGCTGAGGCATTTAGCCCAAGCCGGCACGGGCACCGATGCGGCCGTTGAAATCATTGTGGCCGATGGCGCCAGCACCGATGCCACGGCCACCCTGGCCCGGCAGGCCGGTGCCCGTGTGCTGGCCTGCCCCACCAAAGGCCGCGCGGCCCAGCTCAACTTTGGGGCCCGGCACGCCCGCGGCAGCATCTTGTATTTCCTGCACGCCGATACCTTACCGCCGGCCGGCTTTCTCAGTGATATCCGCCAGGCAGTGGCGGCGGGGTACGGCTGCGGCTGCTTCCGCCTGGCCTTCGACGAGCCCCACTGGTTTTTGCGGGCCAATGCGTGGTTTACGCGCTTCAATGTGGAAGCCGCCCGCTTCGGCGACCAGAGCCTGTTTGTAACAAAACCAGTGTTTGAGGCAGCTGGCGGCTACCGCGAAGACCTGTTCATCATGGAAGACCAGGAAATAACGCGGCGCCTACGGCAGCACACCCGGCTCCGGGTGCTGCCGGATACCGTAATTACCTCGGCCCGCAAATACCGCGAAAATGGGGTCTTCCGGCTCCAGGGCGTGTTTTACCTGCTCACCGCGCTTTACCGCCTGGGTGTGTCGCAGCCCCGCCTGCTCCGCGTTTACCGGGCCCTAATCCGGCAGAATAAGCTGTAG
- a CDS encoding HAD family hydrolase → MLPHLLFDFGGVIIDIDYEATPAAMRRLSRAGSTIEFSQAQQAELFDLFETGRITPAEFRAGLREAYQLDATDAELDAAWHAMLLDVPAERLALIGELRKQGHQTALLSNTNSLHIAEINQRLATKYGFKHGIADVLDRVFYSQEVGLRKPGEEIFRHALTEMNWQAADTLFIEDSPQHVATARRLGLRVLHLAPPLTLTTALPEAIRAFPREYAPARS, encoded by the coding sequence ATGCTACCTCATCTGTTATTCGATTTTGGCGGCGTCATCATCGACATTGATTACGAGGCCACCCCGGCGGCCATGCGGCGGCTAAGCCGAGCCGGCAGCACCATCGAGTTTTCGCAAGCCCAACAGGCTGAACTGTTTGACCTGTTTGAAACGGGCCGCATCACGCCGGCCGAATTTCGGGCCGGGCTGCGCGAAGCTTATCAGCTCGACGCCACCGACGCCGAACTCGACGCCGCATGGCACGCCATGCTGCTCGACGTGCCGGCCGAGCGCCTGGCCCTGATTGGCGAGCTGCGCAAGCAAGGCCACCAAACGGCCCTGCTGAGCAACACCAACTCCTTGCACATCGCCGAAATCAACCAGCGCCTGGCCACCAAATACGGCTTTAAGCATGGCATTGCCGACGTACTCGACCGCGTGTTTTACTCGCAGGAAGTGGGCCTGCGCAAGCCGGGCGAGGAAATATTCCGGCACGCGCTAACCGAAATGAACTGGCAAGCCGCGGATACGTTGTTCATTGAGGACAGCCCGCAGCACGTGGCCACGGCCCGGCGCCTGGGGCTGCGGGTGCTGCACCTGGCCCCACCCCTCACCCTCACCACTGCCCTGCCCGAAGCCATCCGTGCCTTTCCCCGAGAATACGCCCCCGCCCGTTCCTGA
- a CDS encoding sigma-70 family RNA polymerase sigma factor — MRQLKISKQITNRESQSLDKYLQEIGKVGLVTIDEEVDLAQRIREGDQLALEKLTKANLRFVVSVSKQYQNQGLTLGDLINEGNLGLIKAAKRFDETKGFKFISYAVWWIRQSILQALAEQSRIVRLPLNRVGSLTKISRSFAELEQKFEREPSPDELAELLDLSTAEVADTLKLSGRHVSMDAPFVQGEENSLFDVMANENEESPDAGLLHDSLRREVQRALSTLTRREADVVTLHFGLNGNAARTLEEMGEQFGLTRERVRQIKEKALRRLQHTSRSKALKPYLG, encoded by the coding sequence ATGAGACAGCTTAAAATCAGCAAGCAGATCACCAACCGCGAAAGCCAGTCGCTGGACAAGTACCTGCAGGAGATCGGCAAAGTGGGCCTGGTCACGATTGACGAGGAAGTAGACCTGGCCCAGCGCATCCGCGAAGGGGACCAGCTGGCCCTCGAAAAGCTGACTAAGGCCAACCTGCGCTTCGTCGTGTCGGTGTCCAAGCAGTACCAGAACCAGGGCCTGACCCTGGGCGACCTCATCAACGAGGGCAACCTGGGGCTGATCAAAGCCGCCAAGCGCTTCGACGAGACGAAGGGCTTCAAATTTATTTCGTACGCCGTGTGGTGGATTCGCCAAAGCATTCTGCAAGCCCTGGCCGAGCAGAGCCGCATCGTGCGCCTGCCGCTGAACCGGGTGGGCTCGCTCACCAAAATCAGCCGCTCGTTCGCGGAGCTGGAGCAGAAATTCGAGCGCGAGCCCTCGCCCGACGAGCTTGCGGAGTTGTTGGACCTGAGCACCGCCGAAGTGGCGGACACGCTAAAACTCTCGGGCCGCCACGTCTCGATGGACGCGCCCTTCGTGCAGGGCGAGGAAAACAGCCTGTTCGACGTGATGGCAAACGAGAACGAGGAAAGCCCCGACGCCGGCTTGCTGCACGACTCCCTGCGCCGGGAGGTCCAGCGGGCCCTCTCGACCCTGACCCGGCGCGAGGCGGACGTCGTCACGCTCCACTTCGGGCTGAATGGCAACGCGGCGCGGACGTTGGAAGAGATGGGCGAGCAGTTCGGCTTGACCCGGGAGCGGGTGCGGCAGATCAAGGAAAAGGCCCTGCGCCGCCTCCAGCACACCTCGCGCTCAAAGGCCCTGAAACCCTACTTGGGCTAG
- a CDS encoding MbnP family protein yields the protein MKFLSISQLAGALVLAVLSLAGCKKDPEPPTTETGEFTLHMDNGVSVTSTANVTTFSKLVLGTTSYKNAHGDDFTVSTFKYYISNVKLFKADNSSYAVPDTYFLVDHADAASQDLKMTGVPVGDYTAVGFTVGVDSARTKAGNFTGVLNANNGMYWDMNGSEFINLKLEGYSPQAPHAPQATTGGLVFHVAGYKGAANNTIRTVRLPFPTANLLVRPDHFPEVHLHVDIANLFNGPNPATATNPPFLNPVNFAVVYNKMGGPAAAKLADNVAASMFSVSHIHAN from the coding sequence ATGAAATTTCTGTCAATTTCTCAATTGGCCGGCGCCCTCGTGCTGGCTGTCCTTAGCCTTGCGGGCTGCAAGAAAGACCCCGAGCCGCCCACTACCGAAACCGGCGAGTTTACCCTTCACATGGACAACGGGGTGAGCGTGACGAGCACGGCCAACGTCACCACGTTCAGCAAGCTGGTTCTCGGCACTACTTCCTATAAAAATGCCCACGGCGACGACTTCACGGTGAGCACCTTCAAGTACTACATCTCCAACGTGAAGCTATTTAAGGCCGACAACTCCAGCTACGCGGTGCCGGACACCTACTTCCTCGTCGACCACGCGGATGCAGCGTCGCAGGACCTGAAAATGACCGGCGTGCCGGTGGGCGACTACACCGCCGTCGGCTTCACAGTGGGCGTGGACAGTGCCCGCACCAAGGCCGGTAATTTCACCGGTGTGCTCAATGCCAACAACGGCATGTATTGGGACATGAACGGCTCGGAGTTTATCAACCTGAAGCTGGAAGGCTATTCCCCGCAGGCGCCGCACGCGCCCCAGGCCACCACCGGGGGCTTGGTGTTTCACGTGGCCGGCTACAAGGGCGCGGCCAACAACACCATCCGGACGGTGCGCCTGCCCTTCCCCACCGCCAACCTGCTGGTGCGCCCCGACCACTTCCCCGAAGTGCACCTGCACGTCGACATCGCCAACCTGTTCAACGGGCCCAACCCGGCCACGGCCACCAACCCACCCTTCCTGAACCCGGTGAATTTTGCCGTAGTGTACAATAAGATGGGCGGCCCGGCAGCCGCCAAGCTCGCCGACAATGTGGCCGCGAGCATGTTCTCGGTCTCGCACATTCACGCCAACTAA
- a CDS encoding alpha/beta hydrolase-fold protein translates to MKRLLLLLLLVGPVLAQAQTVKNGAIVIGHVDSLTSAVLNEQRKVWVSLPASASYLAYAKQRYPVVYLLDGASHFAYTSDIIQRLSAATSSVFPEMIVVGIANTLRTRDLTPSRPTSVEGMSPEELKTAGGAEKFTAFIEKELIPYIEAHYPASAHRTLIGHSFGGLLVLNTLVHHATLFEHYVALDPSLWWDGEKLLKEAHEALAQPHFKGRTLFVASANTTGLDSVRAAKDPSVDGQHTRAKWKLRGNLARTKSNGLRSTYRYYPTDTHSLVTVDATYDALRYIFQPYMLAPAEYSTLFADKPTEAAAAKLVAHYQQVSARVGYAVLPPESIVTRLAYKFLSMPGQAPSALALYQLNLQNYPASPSAHATMGYYYEKQNQPDLAIASYTKSLQLKETPIVRKKLDQLQAKKQG, encoded by the coding sequence ATGAAGCGACTTCTCCTCTTGTTATTATTGGTCGGCCCCGTGCTGGCTCAGGCGCAAACCGTAAAGAATGGCGCTATCGTCATTGGCCACGTCGACAGTCTGACGTCTGCGGTGCTCAACGAGCAGCGCAAGGTGTGGGTGTCGCTGCCGGCCAGCGCCAGTTACTTGGCGTATGCCAAACAACGCTACCCGGTGGTGTACTTGCTCGACGGCGCCTCTCATTTTGCGTACACCTCGGACATCATTCAGCGCCTAAGCGCCGCGACAAGTAGCGTATTCCCGGAAATGATTGTGGTTGGCATCGCGAACACCCTGCGCACGCGCGACCTGACGCCCTCGCGCCCAACCAGTGTGGAAGGCATGTCCCCGGAAGAGTTGAAAACAGCCGGCGGCGCCGAAAAATTCACCGCGTTCATAGAAAAAGAGTTAATTCCCTACATCGAAGCCCACTACCCGGCCTCGGCCCACCGCACCCTGATTGGCCACTCGTTTGGGGGGCTGCTGGTGCTGAACACGCTGGTGCACCACGCCACCTTGTTTGAGCATTACGTGGCCCTGGACCCGAGCCTGTGGTGGGACGGCGAAAAGCTACTCAAAGAGGCCCACGAGGCCTTGGCCCAGCCTCATTTTAAAGGGCGCACGTTATTTGTTGCCTCGGCCAATACGACCGGTCTGGATTCCGTGCGAGCGGCAAAAGACCCGTCGGTAGACGGGCAGCATACCCGTGCCAAGTGGAAGCTGCGCGGGAATTTGGCCCGCACCAAAAGCAACGGATTACGGTCGACTTACCGCTATTACCCCACCGACACCCACAGTTTGGTCACCGTGGATGCGACCTACGACGCGCTGCGATACATCTTTCAGCCCTACATGCTGGCGCCGGCGGAGTACAGCACCCTCTTTGCGGACAAGCCAACCGAGGCCGCCGCGGCCAAGCTGGTGGCGCATTACCAGCAGGTTTCGGCGCGGGTCGGCTACGCGGTGCTGCCGCCCGAGTCAATCGTTACTAGACTGGCTTATAAATTTTTGTCTATGCCCGGGCAAGCCCCAAGCGCGCTGGCTCTTTACCAGTTAAACCTGCAGAATTATCCCGCCAGCCCCAGCGCGCACGCCACAATGGGCTACTACTACGAAAAGCAAAATCAGCCGGACTTGGCAATTGCTTCCTACACGAAGTCCTTGCAGCTAAAGGAAACCCCTATTGTTCGCAAAAAGCTCGACCAGCTTCAGGCTAAAAAACAGGGCTAG